The following are encoded together in the Streptomyces sp. NBC_00341 genome:
- a CDS encoding LysM peptidoglycan-binding domain-containing protein, whose protein sequence is MSPAVRSSRARAQLTLKEPPASVGAKPGGTVAQLDLQFNPSTLELRKTTEWRRSPSRMAGQSALPEFVGSGPRTLSLEVFLDATATHDNSVEQAVEKLMKACVPTPASLGRKKPASPWVRFEWGTARTTAFDGVLSSLSVSYTLFDVDGKPLRATCALSIEEASVDTAGQNPTSGARTARSTHTVVAGDSLAMLAWREYGDPTAWRVIAEANGIDDPMELPPGTELVVPALLDTDSEEDR, encoded by the coding sequence ATGTCGCCAGCGGTGCGCTCAAGCCGGGCCAGAGCCCAGCTGACCCTGAAGGAGCCCCCGGCCTCGGTCGGCGCGAAACCCGGTGGGACGGTCGCGCAGCTCGACCTCCAGTTCAACCCCTCCACCCTGGAGCTGCGCAAGACCACCGAGTGGCGGCGCTCCCCGTCCCGGATGGCAGGACAGTCGGCGCTGCCCGAGTTCGTCGGGAGCGGACCCCGCACGCTGAGCCTCGAAGTGTTCCTGGACGCCACCGCCACCCACGACAACTCCGTGGAGCAGGCGGTGGAGAAGCTGATGAAGGCGTGCGTGCCGACACCGGCGAGCCTGGGCCGCAAGAAACCGGCCAGCCCGTGGGTCCGGTTCGAATGGGGCACCGCGCGGACGACCGCGTTCGACGGGGTGCTGTCCAGCCTGTCGGTGAGTTACACCCTGTTCGATGTGGACGGCAAGCCGCTGCGGGCCACCTGCGCGCTGTCCATCGAGGAGGCGAGCGTCGACACGGCGGGCCAGAACCCGACGTCCGGTGCGCGCACCGCCCGCAGTACGCACACGGTCGTGGCGGGGGACAGCCTCGCCATGCTGGCCTGGCGGGAGTACGGCGACCCGACGGCCTGGCGGGTCATCGCGGAGGCGAACGGAATAGACGACCCCATGGAGCTCCCGCCCGGCACCGAACTGGTGGTTCCGGCGCTGCTGGACACGGACAGTGAGGAGGACCGGTGA
- a CDS encoding VgrG-related protein: MSTTEAQGSRSFAADPVVETPAELPKVWAAQLVSCVVDESVGLPDAAVLTFRDPDHEFLQATGITIGTPLRVSVVTASGQARERLFNGEVTALELDADRTGSFTVVRGYSKAHRLQRGRKVVAYRNMTAAAIVRKVAAGAGLACGTVQAAPVTYQQLSQANVSDWDFLQYLAGESGAQVRVDEKGLLQFTRPQKASGAPAPSTSATKNPMVLEYGRNLLALRASLSAADSAASVEVRGWDVRTKRPLVARNPSVISDTAVPGLSPSASARFGKAKLTVTDTPYRTQAETTAVADATAAQVSAGFGELEAVAEGNPRLRAGKPVALGNVGQAFSGRYTATAVQHVLEPHEGYRTTVWVGAGPDRSLTGLVTGGPDRGPRMPGLAIGVVTDVREPDGAERGAVRLKFPWLDESYVTDWVRTVQWGGVGGGGVLSAEVNDEVLVGFEQGLLDSPYVIGGLYNGVDLPSPHDVPLIDRTSGKVNRRSVVSRSGHRVELLDARAPGPSGLRLMTADERLEVRLDDRRDRIELTVYAGRGRPLASVVLDKDGITLDAKLGKVNVRGRQVDIDGTDGVRIGGRSVQVNGTTDVTVDGGLLGVLKARLIRIN; this comes from the coding sequence GTGAGCACGACCGAGGCACAGGGCAGCCGCTCGTTCGCGGCGGACCCCGTCGTGGAGACGCCCGCAGAGCTCCCCAAGGTCTGGGCCGCCCAGTTGGTGAGCTGCGTGGTGGACGAGAGTGTGGGCCTGCCCGACGCGGCGGTGCTCACCTTCCGGGACCCCGATCACGAGTTCCTCCAGGCGACCGGCATCACCATCGGCACCCCGCTGCGGGTCTCGGTGGTGACCGCCTCGGGGCAGGCGCGGGAGCGGCTGTTCAACGGTGAGGTGACGGCCCTGGAGCTGGACGCGGACCGTACGGGCTCGTTCACGGTGGTGCGCGGGTACTCCAAGGCTCACCGGCTGCAGCGGGGCCGCAAGGTGGTGGCGTACCGGAACATGACGGCGGCCGCGATCGTCCGCAAGGTGGCCGCCGGGGCCGGGTTGGCCTGCGGAACCGTGCAGGCCGCACCGGTCACGTACCAGCAGCTCTCGCAGGCGAACGTGTCCGACTGGGACTTCCTGCAGTACCTGGCGGGTGAGAGCGGTGCGCAGGTGCGCGTCGACGAAAAGGGCCTGCTCCAGTTCACCAGGCCGCAGAAGGCGTCCGGCGCGCCCGCGCCGTCGACCTCGGCGACCAAGAACCCGATGGTGCTCGAGTACGGCCGGAACCTCCTCGCGCTGCGGGCCTCGCTGTCGGCGGCGGACAGCGCGGCCTCGGTCGAGGTGCGCGGCTGGGACGTCAGGACGAAGCGGCCCCTGGTGGCGCGGAACCCGTCGGTGATCAGTGACACAGCGGTGCCGGGCCTGAGTCCGTCGGCGAGCGCCAGGTTCGGCAAGGCGAAGCTGACCGTCACGGACACCCCGTACCGCACCCAGGCGGAGACGACGGCGGTGGCGGATGCGACGGCCGCCCAGGTCAGCGCCGGATTCGGGGAGCTGGAGGCGGTGGCCGAGGGCAATCCCCGGCTGCGGGCCGGCAAGCCCGTGGCCCTCGGCAACGTCGGGCAGGCGTTCTCCGGCCGGTACACGGCGACGGCCGTACAGCACGTCCTGGAGCCGCACGAGGGCTACCGCACCACCGTCTGGGTCGGCGCGGGCCCGGACCGCTCCCTGACGGGCCTGGTGACCGGCGGGCCGGACCGTGGCCCCCGGATGCCGGGGCTGGCGATCGGCGTGGTGACGGACGTACGCGAGCCGGACGGTGCGGAGCGCGGCGCGGTCCGGCTGAAGTTCCCCTGGCTGGACGAGAGTTACGTTACCGACTGGGTGCGCACCGTGCAGTGGGGCGGCGTCGGCGGGGGAGGGGTGTTGAGCGCGGAGGTCAACGACGAGGTCCTGGTCGGGTTCGAACAGGGCCTGCTGGACAGCCCGTACGTCATCGGGGGGCTGTACAACGGCGTGGACCTGCCGTCGCCCCATGACGTCCCGCTGATCGACCGGACCAGTGGCAAGGTCAACCGCCGCTCGGTGGTGTCGCGTTCGGGACACCGGGTGGAACTGCTGGACGCGCGGGCACCCGGCCCGTCCGGGCTGCGGCTGATGACCGCCGACGAGCGCCTCGAAGTACGCCTCGACGACCGCCGGGACCGGATCGAGCTGACCGTCTACGCGGGGCGTGGCCGCCCCCTCGCCTCCGTGGTGCTCGACAAGGACGGCATCACACTGGACGCGAAGCTGGGCAAGGTGAACGTGCGAGGCAGACAGGTGGACATCGACGGCACCGACGGTGTGCGGATCGGGGGCCGTTCCGTGCAGGTCAACGGCACGACGGATGTCACGGTCGACGGCGGTCTGCTGGGCGTCCTCAAGGCCCGGCTCATCCGGATCAACTGA
- a CDS encoding PAAR domain-containing protein, which produces MPAAARTGDPTSHGGVIATAPPGAAAAVMRVLIGGRPAAVVGSLHTCPIPPHALLGPANVILPDPAALASGTVLIGGLPAARAGDRTACSGNILTGAQNVRIGGM; this is translated from the coding sequence ATGCCAGCCGCAGCCCGTACCGGCGACCCCACCAGCCACGGTGGTGTGATCGCCACTGCGCCGCCCGGCGCCGCCGCCGCGGTGATGCGGGTGCTGATCGGCGGCCGTCCCGCCGCCGTCGTCGGCAGCCTCCACACCTGCCCGATCCCCCCGCACGCCCTGCTGGGGCCGGCCAACGTGATACTGCCCGACCCGGCCGCGCTCGCCTCGGGCACGGTACTGATCGGCGGGCTGCCGGCCGCGCGGGCGGGCGACCGCACGGCGTGCTCCGGGAACATCCTGACCGGCGCCCAGAACGTCCGCATCGGGGGCATGTGA